The following are encoded together in the Tursiops truncatus isolate mTurTru1 chromosome 10, mTurTru1.mat.Y, whole genome shotgun sequence genome:
- the RIOK1 gene encoding serine/threonine-protein kinase RIO1 isoform X2 has protein sequence MRRWVKANRQTPSYNSAKMSTPSDKVLRKFENKINLEKLNVTDSVINKVTGKFRQKEADMYRIKDKSDRATVEQVLDPRTRMILFKMLMRGIILEINGCISTGKEANVYHARTANGESRAIKIYKTSILVFKDRDKYVSGEFRFRHGYCKGNPRKMVKTWAEKEMRNLIRLNTAEIPCPEPILLRSHVLVMSFIGKDDMPAPLLKNVQLSESKARELYVQVIEYMRRMYQDARLVHADLSEFNMLYQGGGVCIIDVSQSVEHDHPHALEFLRKDCANVNGFFLKHGVAVMTVRELFEFVTDPSVTHENVDAYLAKAMEIASQRTKEERSSQDHVDEEVFKRAYIPRTLNEVKNYERDVDIMMKLKEEDMAMNAQQDNILYQTVTGLKKDLSGVQKVPALLENQIKESQVKEKTCSDSEDARSSQCSDTDSEDQGDNACSRKPTADLEVDKKERKKMVKEAQREKRKNKVPKHVKKRKEKTAKTKRGK, from the exons GCAAATCGACAGACTCCCAGTTACAATTCAGCCAAAATGTCTACTCCATCAGACAAGGTCTTACGgaaatttgagaataaaattaaTCTAG aaaaactaaACGTTACTGATTCTGTCATAAACAAAGTCACGGGAAAGTTTAGACAAAAGGAAGCAGATAT GTATCGCATCAAAGATAAGTCGGACAGAGCAACTGTAGAACAG GTGTTGGATCCCAGAACACGAATGATATTGTTCAAGATGCTGATGAGAGGAATCATATTGGAGATCAACGGCTGCATTAGCACAGGGAAAGAG GCTAATGTATATCACGCTCGCACAGCAAACGGAGAGAGCAGAGCaatcaaaatttataaaacttctaTTTTGGTGTTCAAAGACCGGGATAAGTATGTCAGTGGGGAATTCAG GTTTCGTCATGGCTACTGTAAAGGCAACCCCAGAAAAATGGTGAAAACGTgggcagaaaaggaaatgaggaactTAATCAG GCTAAACACAGCAGAGATCCCGTGCCCAGAACCTATCCTGCTGCGAAGTCATGTTCTCGTCATGAGTTTCATTGGCAAAGACGACAT GCCAGCGCCGCTCTTGAAAAACGTCCAGTTATCAGAATCCAAGGCTCGGGAGTTGTATGTGCAGGTGATCGAGTACATGAGGAGAATGTACCAGGACGCCAGGCTCGTGCACGCGGATCTCAGTGAATTCAACATGCT GTACCAGGGCGGAGGCGTGTGCATCATTGACGTTTCTCAGTCCGTGGAGCATGACCACCCGCACGCCTTGGAGTTCTTGAGGAAGGACTGCGCCAACGTCAACG GTTTCTTTCTGAAGCACGGGGTCGCCGTGATGACTGTGCGAGAGCTCTTTGAATTCGTCACGGATCCATCAGTTACACACGAGAACGTGGACGCGTATCTGGCAAAG gCCATGGAAATAGCATCTCAAAGGACCAAGGAGGAAAGGTCCAGCCAAGATCATGTGGATGAAGAG GTGTTTAAGCGAGCTTACATCCCTAGAACCTTGAATGAAGTGAAGAACTATGAGAGGGATGTGGATATAATGATGAAACTGAAGGAAGAGGACATGGCCATGAACGCCCAGCAGGACAAC ATTCTATACCAAACTGTCACGGGACTGAAGAAGGATTTGTCAGGAGTTCAGAAG GTCCCTGCACTCCTAGAAAATCAAATTAAGGAAAGTCAAGTTAAGGAAAAGACGTGTTCTGATTCAGAAGATGCCAGAAGCTCTCAGTGTTCTGACACAGACTCTGAAGACCAGGGAGACAACGCCTGCTCCAGAAAGCCCACCGCTGACCTTGAAGTTGATAAAAAG gaaagaaaaaagatggtcaaggaagcccagagagagaaaagaaaaaacaaagttcctaaacatgtgaaaaaaagaaaggagaagacagCCAAGACGAAAAGGGGCAAATAG